The following proteins come from a genomic window of Streptomyces sp. NBC_00539:
- a CDS encoding amino acid permease, with protein MSRTAWAAHKGGNAPRPQDEEERLRELGYQPVLARRMDGFGNFAISFSVISVLSGCMTLYGFGLGTGGPAVMLWGWAGVGLFVLCVGLALAEVTSAYPTSGALYYMADRLGGRRWGWYTGWLNLLGLLGAIAGIDYGAALFTGAFLNLQFGFVPTSGSTFLIFLAILLLHAALNLFGVRLVSVLNSVSVWWHLGGVALIVGALALVPDHHQSPSFVFTHFVNDTGWTNPFYVAAVGLLLAQYTFSGYDASAHLSEETSNASVSAARGIVRSIWVSWIAGFALLAGLTFAIQDYATVQGSATGVPPAQIFLDALGSGGASALLLVVIVAQLFCGNAEVAAASRMVFAFSRDNALPGSALWRKVSGRTQTPVPAVWLSVVVAGVLALPSLYSATAYGAVTAINVIGITPAYAIPIYLRLRAGDRFVPGPWSLGRWSKPVGWIAVVWVAVVTVLFCLPQKSPVTIDSMNYAVIALAVVLVLASVWWAVARRSYGTPSAYGTTREQAEIAEGIV; from the coding sequence ATGTCCCGAACCGCATGGGCAGCCCACAAGGGCGGCAACGCCCCACGCCCCCAGGACGAGGAGGAACGGCTCAGGGAACTCGGCTACCAGCCCGTCCTCGCCCGCCGGATGGACGGCTTCGGCAACTTCGCCATCAGCTTCTCCGTCATATCCGTCCTCTCCGGGTGCATGACCCTGTACGGCTTCGGGCTCGGCACCGGCGGCCCCGCCGTGATGCTGTGGGGCTGGGCCGGCGTCGGCCTGTTCGTGCTCTGCGTCGGCCTCGCCCTGGCCGAGGTGACCAGCGCCTACCCCACCTCGGGGGCGCTCTACTACATGGCCGACCGGCTCGGGGGACGCCGCTGGGGCTGGTACACCGGCTGGCTGAACCTCCTCGGGCTGCTCGGCGCCATCGCCGGCATCGACTACGGCGCCGCCCTGTTCACCGGCGCGTTCCTCAACCTCCAGTTCGGCTTCGTACCCACCTCCGGGTCGACGTTCCTGATCTTCCTCGCGATCCTGCTGCTGCACGCCGCGCTCAACCTCTTCGGCGTCCGCCTCGTCAGCGTGCTCAACTCCGTGAGCGTGTGGTGGCACCTGGGCGGTGTCGCCCTGATCGTCGGCGCCCTCGCCCTCGTCCCCGACCACCACCAGTCCCCGTCGTTCGTCTTCACCCACTTCGTCAACGACACCGGCTGGACCAACCCGTTCTACGTGGCCGCGGTCGGCCTGCTGCTCGCCCAGTACACCTTCTCCGGGTACGACGCCTCCGCCCACCTCTCGGAGGAGACCTCGAACGCCTCCGTCTCCGCCGCCAGGGGAATCGTCCGGTCCATCTGGGTCTCATGGATCGCCGGGTTCGCCCTGCTCGCCGGCCTGACCTTCGCCATCCAGGACTACGCGACCGTCCAGGGCAGCGCCACCGGCGTCCCGCCCGCCCAGATCTTCCTCGACGCCCTGGGTTCCGGGGGCGCCAGCGCCCTGCTCCTCGTCGTCATCGTCGCCCAGCTCTTCTGCGGCAACGCCGAGGTGGCCGCCGCGAGCCGGATGGTGTTCGCGTTCAGCCGGGACAACGCGCTCCCCGGCTCCGCCCTGTGGCGCAAGGTCAGCGGCCGCACCCAGACGCCGGTCCCGGCGGTCTGGCTTTCGGTCGTCGTCGCGGGCGTGCTCGCGCTGCCGTCGCTGTACTCCGCCACCGCGTACGGGGCGGTGACCGCCATCAACGTCATCGGCATCACGCCCGCCTACGCCATCCCGATCTACCTGCGGCTGCGCGCCGGAGACCGGTTCGTGCCCGGTCCGTGGAGCCTGGGCCGCTGGAGCAAGCCGGTCGGCTGGATCGCCGTCGTCTGGGTGGCGGTCGTCACGGTCCTGTTCTGCCTGCCGCAGAAGTCCCCCGTCACCATCGACTCGATGAACTACGCGGTGATCGCGCTGGCGGTCGTGCTGGTCCTCGCGAGCGTGTGGTGGGCCGTCGCCCGGCGCTCCTACGGGACCCCGTCCGCGTACGGAACCACCCGCGAGCAGGCGGAGATCGCGGAGGGCATCGTCTGA
- a CDS encoding FAD-dependent oxidoreductase: protein MSVTTGGALPGGEYDVTVVGAGVVGSAIARELARLPLRIALVEAGDDVGDGTSKANTAILHTGFDAVPATLESRLVREGQRRLAAYAADTGIPVEPLGALLVAWDEEQLAALPGLAEKAVRNDYRSARIIPAEEVRAREPELGPGVLGALDVPGESIICPWTTTLAYATQAVRAGTDLHLNCRVQSVTPGEGHLLGTSRGPLRTRHLVNAAGLYADEIDRLLGHADFTVTPRRGQLIVFDELARGLVRHILLPVPGALGKGVLVTPTVYGNVMLGPTAEDLDDKTATGSTAEGLALLREKGRRILPALLEEEVTAVYAGLRAATGSEDYAIRAHPAQRYVTVGGIRSTGLTASMAIAAHVVALLGDGGLPVTGARELEPVRMPNLGEAFPRPYRDARMIAADPEYGRIVCHCERVTRGEIRDALAGTVPPGSLDGLRRRTRARGGRCQGFHCGAAVRALFEEGRR, encoded by the coding sequence ATGAGCGTCACCACCGGCGGTGCCCTGCCCGGCGGGGAGTACGACGTGACGGTCGTCGGCGCCGGGGTGGTGGGCTCGGCCATCGCCCGCGAACTGGCCCGCCTTCCCTTGCGGATCGCCCTGGTCGAGGCCGGCGACGACGTCGGCGACGGCACCTCCAAGGCCAACACCGCCATCCTGCACACCGGCTTCGACGCGGTGCCCGCAACCCTGGAGTCCCGGCTCGTCCGGGAGGGACAGCGCCGACTCGCCGCGTACGCCGCCGACACCGGCATCCCGGTGGAACCGCTCGGGGCGCTCCTGGTGGCCTGGGACGAGGAGCAGCTGGCGGCGCTGCCGGGCCTCGCGGAGAAGGCCGTGCGCAACGACTACCGCTCGGCCCGGATCATCCCGGCCGAGGAGGTGCGGGCCCGTGAACCGGAGCTCGGCCCCGGGGTGCTGGGGGCGCTCGACGTGCCGGGCGAGTCCATCATCTGCCCTTGGACCACCACCCTCGCCTACGCCACGCAGGCCGTCCGCGCCGGCACCGACCTGCACCTCAACTGCCGTGTCCAGTCCGTGACTCCGGGCGAAGGGCACCTCCTCGGCACCAGCCGGGGACCACTGCGCACCCGCCACCTCGTCAACGCCGCCGGCCTGTACGCCGACGAGATCGACCGGCTCCTCGGTCACGCGGACTTCACCGTGACGCCCCGGCGCGGCCAGCTGATCGTCTTCGACGAACTCGCCCGCGGCCTGGTGCGGCACATCCTGCTGCCCGTGCCCGGCGCGCTCGGCAAGGGGGTGCTGGTGACGCCGACGGTGTACGGGAACGTGATGCTCGGGCCGACCGCCGAGGACCTGGACGACAAGACCGCGACCGGATCGACCGCCGAAGGCCTCGCGCTGCTGCGGGAGAAGGGCCGGCGCATCCTGCCCGCGCTCCTGGAGGAGGAGGTCACCGCCGTGTACGCGGGACTGCGGGCCGCCACCGGGTCCGAGGACTACGCGATCCGGGCCCACCCCGCGCAACGGTACGTGACCGTCGGCGGGATCCGGTCGACGGGCCTGACCGCCTCGATGGCGATCGCCGCCCACGTGGTGGCGCTGCTCGGCGACGGCGGTCTGCCGGTGACGGGCGCACGGGAGCTGGAGCCGGTGCGGATGCCGAACCTGGGGGAGGCGTTCCCCCGGCCGTACCGCGATGCGCGGATGATCGCGGCGGACCCGGAGTACGGCCGGATCGTCTGCCACTGCGAGCGGGTGACCCGCGGCGAGATCCGCGACGCGCTCGCGGGGACCGTCCCGCCCGGCTCGCTGGACGGTCTGCGGCGCCGCACCCGCGCGCGGGGCGGCCGCTGCCAGGGCTTCCACTGCGGCGCTGCCGTCCGCGCGCTGTTCGAGGAGGGCCGCCGGTGA
- a CDS encoding FGGY family carbohydrate kinase yields the protein MTGPVLAVDQGTSGTKALVVCPVRGVIGSGSAPVRPRYLPGGRVEVDPRELLASVVGAGRAALAAAGEPVVAVGLANQGETVLAWDPASGEPLTDAIVWQDRRAEPLCEELAAHAPSLRQTTGLPLDPYFAAPKMAWIRRHLTRDGVVTTSDVWLVHRLTGAFVTDAATAGRTQLLDLDTVGWSRTALDTFGLAGERLPEIVDADTRVGTTTAFGPELPLTGLLVDQQAALLAQSATEPGAAKCTYGTGAFLLAQTGPLPRRSASGLVGCVAWRLAGRTSYCLDGQVYTAASAVRWLTDLGVISGAGDIDTVGGSVQDAGGVTFVPALAGLAAPWWRGDLRGSVTGLGLDTTAGHLVRALCDGIAAQVAELTDAVAGDLGTPLTALRVDGGLTRSALLMQAQADLLQVPVEVSALPDATALGVGAVARLGLDPALGVEEAVPEWKPSAVYEPRAGAGQAAERRARFRRAVSALLDGPG from the coding sequence ATGACGGGCCCGGTGCTCGCTGTCGACCAGGGCACTTCGGGCACCAAGGCCCTCGTCGTCTGTCCGGTACGCGGGGTCATCGGCTCCGGGTCCGCGCCGGTGCGCCCCCGATACTTGCCGGGCGGCCGGGTGGAGGTGGACCCCCGCGAGCTGCTGGCCTCGGTCGTCGGGGCGGGGCGGGCGGCGCTCGCCGCGGCCGGTGAGCCGGTCGTCGCCGTGGGCCTGGCCAACCAGGGCGAGACCGTTCTCGCCTGGGACCCGGCGAGCGGTGAGCCGCTGACCGACGCGATCGTCTGGCAGGACCGGCGGGCCGAACCGCTCTGCGAGGAACTCGCGGCCCACGCACCTTCGTTGCGGCAGACGACCGGTCTGCCGCTCGACCCGTACTTCGCCGCTCCCAAGATGGCCTGGATACGCCGCCACCTGACCCGGGATGGCGTCGTCACGACCAGCGACGTGTGGCTGGTGCACCGCCTCACCGGTGCGTTCGTGACGGACGCGGCGACGGCCGGCCGCACCCAGTTGCTCGACCTCGACACCGTGGGCTGGTCCCGGACGGCGCTCGACACGTTCGGCCTCGCGGGCGAACGGCTCCCCGAGATCGTCGACGCGGACACCCGCGTCGGCACCACCACCGCCTTCGGACCCGAGCTGCCGCTGACCGGGCTGCTCGTGGACCAACAGGCGGCGCTGCTCGCCCAGAGCGCCACCGAGCCCGGCGCCGCCAAGTGCACCTACGGCACGGGGGCGTTCCTGCTCGCGCAGACCGGCCCCCTCCCCCGCCGCAGCGCCTCCGGGCTGGTGGGCTGCGTGGCCTGGCGGCTGGCCGGCCGGACCAGCTACTGCCTGGACGGACAGGTGTACACGGCCGCGTCCGCCGTGCGCTGGCTGACCGATCTCGGCGTGATCTCCGGCGCCGGGGACATCGACACCGTGGGCGGCAGCGTGCAGGACGCGGGCGGCGTCACCTTCGTCCCCGCGCTCGCCGGGCTCGCCGCCCCGTGGTGGCGGGGCGACCTGCGGGGCTCGGTCACCGGACTCGGCCTCGACACCACTGCCGGGCACCTGGTGCGGGCCCTGTGCGACGGTATCGCCGCTCAGGTGGCAGAGCTCACGGACGCGGTCGCCGGTGATCTGGGCACGCCGCTGACCGCCCTGCGCGTGGACGGGGGCCTGACCCGGTCCGCGCTGCTCATGCAGGCCCAGGCGGACCTGCTCCAGGTCCCGGTGGAGGTGTCCGCGCTGCCGGACGCCACCGCGCTGGGCGTCGGCGCGGTCGCCCGGCTGGGGCTCGATCCCGCGCTCGGCGTCGAGGAGGCCGTCCCGGAGTGGAAGCCGTCCGCGGTGTACGAGCCGAGGGCCGGCGCCGGTCAGGCCGCGGAGCGCCGGGCCCGCTTCCGCAGGGCGGTCTCGGCCCTGCTCGACGGCCCGGGATGA